A portion of the Pedobacter cryoconitis genome contains these proteins:
- a CDS encoding outer membrane beta-barrel family protein has protein sequence MKKNFCYLFVLIFYLSISANSGFSQEKPIFFELKGKLISDQNQKIDEVTLHLLNTNDKKLVKIEYVTQSGQFTFDKIPKGNYILVTQSMAYIKYQSAPIELNKNTDLGTIRLSPLSNNLKEVSIAAVKPFIQQQYDKTVINVSSSIAAVGSTALEVLEKAPGITIDQNDNIAMRGRQGVLVMIDGKLVPMSGQDLANMLRSMSANQIEKIDLITNPSSKYDASGNSGIIDIRLKKGKNDGLNGNVTMSYSQGIYPKLNPSININHKVKNLNIFASYNYSFREDMTNLKIFRNFYNASDQVTGGNDFDNFFKFTSNSHNGRIGADYNLGKNTIIGFAANGIFTNGSVQSASNTNDFNATHELNGSLATNGKTHPVRNNGSINFNFKQVLDTAGRELTADFDYARYLNNDIQNYHTRYFGVDGLQSKDPYTLFGDLKGKLNIKSFKVDYTHPVKSIGANLEAGIKASWVEADNDVAFFDRSNGGNIPDLGKSNRFLYDEQINAAYINASKKWTKLHLQLGLRLENTIAKGTQVTNNDNFDKNYTQLFPSGYLGYKFNKQNDLGISVSRRIDRPSYRQLNPFKIFLNPLTYAAGNPFLNPEITTSTELTYTFLQKYTTKLGYSRTTDNILNVLSPDVEPGTVIQTFRNLAKFDYYNLSFSFPVTIGKWFNSSNTALMYYGEYKGNLVNTNLNASRLSFNFNSSNSIIIDNNTSLEVLGSYQSKSTYGFLEVGKFWSAGLGAQRQLWNKKASVKLNISDIFYTTKIEGVTKLTGYGEHFFQKRDSRVGTISFNYRFGGQGIGSKRKTGGAEEEKRRAN, from the coding sequence ATGAAAAAAAACTTCTGCTACTTATTTGTTCTGATCTTTTATTTAAGCATCTCTGCTAATAGCGGATTTTCACAGGAAAAGCCCATTTTTTTTGAATTAAAAGGAAAATTAATCAGTGATCAAAATCAAAAAATTGATGAGGTTACCCTTCATCTGTTGAATACCAATGATAAAAAATTAGTTAAAATAGAATACGTTACCCAATCCGGACAGTTCACCTTTGATAAGATCCCTAAAGGGAATTATATACTCGTGACACAAAGTATGGCTTATATTAAATATCAGTCAGCTCCAATTGAGCTCAATAAGAATACTGACTTGGGCACCATCAGGCTCAGTCCGTTAAGTAATAATTTAAAAGAGGTTTCTATTGCAGCAGTTAAACCATTTATCCAGCAGCAATATGATAAAACGGTAATCAATGTATCAAGTTCTATAGCGGCGGTAGGAAGTACAGCTTTAGAGGTGCTGGAGAAGGCACCTGGTATTACCATTGATCAGAATGATAATATAGCGATGCGGGGACGGCAAGGCGTACTGGTTATGATTGACGGAAAACTCGTTCCAATGTCAGGACAGGATCTTGCAAATATGCTGAGAAGTATGTCAGCCAATCAAATAGAGAAAATAGATTTGATCACCAATCCTTCTTCGAAGTACGATGCTTCGGGTAATTCTGGTATTATCGATATTAGATTGAAAAAAGGCAAAAATGATGGGCTGAATGGTAATGTCACGATGAGTTATAGCCAGGGAATTTATCCGAAGTTAAATCCTTCTATCAATATCAATCATAAGGTCAAAAACCTGAATATATTCGCTTCTTATAATTATTCTTTCCGGGAGGACATGACCAACCTTAAGATCTTCAGAAATTTCTATAACGCTTCTGATCAGGTAACAGGTGGTAATGACTTTGATAACTTTTTTAAGTTTACATCCAATAGTCATAATGGCCGTATAGGCGCCGATTACAATCTGGGAAAAAACACGATTATTGGCTTTGCTGCAAATGGAATATTCACTAATGGAAGTGTCCAATCGGCTAGTAATACCAATGATTTTAATGCAACTCATGAGCTTAACGGATCTTTAGCTACAAATGGTAAAACGCATCCTGTACGTAATAATGGAAGTATCAATTTTAACTTTAAGCAGGTCTTGGATACTGCGGGAAGAGAGCTGACAGCAGATTTTGATTATGCACGTTACCTCAACAACGATATTCAAAATTATCATACGCGGTATTTTGGCGTAGATGGTCTGCAGAGTAAAGATCCTTACACACTTTTTGGTGATCTGAAAGGCAAATTAAATATTAAATCTTTTAAAGTTGATTATACCCATCCTGTGAAAAGTATCGGAGCTAATCTGGAGGCGGGTATAAAGGCCAGCTGGGTAGAAGCTGATAATGATGTCGCATTTTTTGACAGAAGCAATGGCGGGAACATTCCGGATCTGGGAAAAAGTAATCGGTTCCTTTATGATGAGCAAATTAATGCAGCTTATATTAATGCATCAAAAAAATGGACGAAACTACACCTTCAACTGGGCTTAAGATTAGAAAATACCATTGCGAAAGGTACGCAAGTAACCAATAATGATAATTTTGATAAAAATTATACGCAGTTATTCCCAAGCGGCTATTTAGGGTATAAATTCAACAAGCAGAATGATCTTGGGATTTCTGTAAGCAGAAGAATTGACAGACCTTCCTACAGACAATTGAATCCTTTCAAAATATTTCTGAATCCATTAACTTATGCAGCAGGCAATCCATTTTTGAACCCGGAAATCACCACTTCAACGGAGTTGACCTATACCTTTCTTCAAAAATATACAACCAAATTGGGATATAGCAGAACAACAGATAATATTCTCAATGTATTGTCTCCGGACGTAGAACCAGGTACTGTAATTCAAACTTTCAGGAACCTGGCCAAATTCGACTATTATAATTTGAGTTTCAGTTTTCCAGTTACGATTGGCAAATGGTTTAATAGCAGTAATACGGCTTTGATGTATTATGGCGAATACAAAGGAAATCTGGTGAATACCAATTTAAATGCAAGCAGGCTTTCGTTCAATTTTAACTCCAGTAATTCGATCATTATTGATAACAATACCAGTTTGGAGGTTCTTGGGAGTTATCAGTCTAAGTCTACTTACGGGTTCTTGGAGGTAGGAAAATTCTGGTCTGCTGGCCTTGGTGCCCAGAGACAATTATGGAATAAGAAGGCTTCAGTTAAATTGAATATAAGTGATATATTTTATACCACTAAAATAGAAGGTGTTACCAAATTAACAGGTTATGGGGAACATTTCTTCCAGAAAAGAGATTCGAGAGTAGGCACTATCAGCTTTAATTACAGATTTGGCGGCCAGGGAATTGGTTCCAAAAGAAAAACAGGAGGTGCTGAGGAAGAGAAACGCAGGGCAAATTAA
- a CDS encoding ABC transporter ATP-binding protein has product MQNSTFVKDKERKGNSLKSLFRLLHYVKPYRLEFGMGLFLLLIASVSGLALPKLLGQLIDGGKQGIDSGATTYIAWLLLGILAIQAIFSFFRVVFFVNVTEKTLAALRQTVYSHLVKMPMHVFLHKRVGELSSRISADVTLLQEIFNNTLAELVRQLVIIVGGLVLLMITSFQLTVFMLLLLPVMVVLAEVFGRFINKYAMQVQDKVAVSNTIVEETLQGIFSVKAFVSEFFEISRYRGQTNEMARLGMRGGKYRGLFDAFVIVGIFGTLVAVIYRGVTTGVASGELLSFLLYAVYIASSITGLAEVYTSLQKSIGATTHLFDLLEEPVEALTDFKTIAPENQLHGKINFCNIHFHYPTRENIHVLQGVSFEAFSNQKVAIVGSSGAGKSTIVSLLLRLYDPVEGGVFFDGRDSATIPLSELRAQIAVVPQDVFLFGGTIAENIGYGRRGASEDEIIAAAEKANAWEFIQRFPLGLETIVGERGIQLSGGQRQRIAIARAVLKAPRILILDEATSALDSESERLVQDALDKLMEGRTSIVIAHRLATVRQADKIIVLHQGQIVEEGTHRELIGVTGGLYKNLSEMQFTN; this is encoded by the coding sequence ATGCAGAATTCGACATTCGTTAAAGACAAAGAGCGTAAGGGTAATTCCCTTAAATCCTTATTTCGTTTACTCCATTATGTAAAACCATACCGGCTGGAATTTGGCATGGGCCTGTTCCTGTTGCTGATTGCAAGCGTATCTGGTCTTGCCCTGCCTAAGTTGCTCGGACAATTAATTGATGGTGGTAAACAGGGAATAGATTCGGGGGCAACAACCTACATTGCGTGGTTATTATTGGGCATTCTGGCAATTCAGGCTATATTCTCTTTTTTCAGAGTAGTGTTTTTTGTGAATGTTACCGAAAAAACACTGGCAGCATTAAGGCAAACGGTCTACAGCCACCTGGTGAAAATGCCAATGCATGTTTTTCTTCACAAACGTGTAGGGGAGCTGAGCAGCAGAATTTCGGCAGATGTGACGCTATTGCAGGAAATATTTAACAATACACTGGCAGAATTGGTACGGCAGCTGGTTATTATCGTTGGCGGTTTAGTTTTACTGATGATTACTTCTTTTCAACTGACTGTTTTCATGTTATTGTTATTACCTGTTATGGTAGTGCTGGCTGAGGTATTTGGCCGTTTCATCAATAAATATGCGATGCAGGTACAGGATAAAGTTGCGGTTTCCAATACGATTGTAGAAGAAACATTACAGGGCATTTTCAGTGTAAAGGCTTTTGTCAGTGAGTTTTTCGAAATAAGCCGTTATCGCGGACAAACGAATGAAATGGCCAGACTGGGCATGAGGGGTGGCAAGTATAGGGGCTTGTTCGATGCTTTTGTTATTGTAGGAATCTTCGGGACATTGGTGGCGGTGATTTACCGGGGGGTAACAACAGGGGTAGCTTCAGGAGAACTTCTTTCCTTTTTATTGTACGCTGTATATATTGCCAGTTCAATTACCGGTTTAGCGGAAGTCTATACCTCTTTACAGAAAAGTATTGGAGCAACTACCCATCTTTTTGATTTGCTGGAAGAGCCGGTGGAAGCACTTACAGACTTCAAAACCATAGCGCCGGAGAATCAGTTGCATGGAAAGATTAATTTCTGCAATATCCATTTTCATTATCCAACCAGAGAAAATATTCATGTATTGCAAGGCGTGTCTTTTGAGGCTTTTTCCAATCAGAAAGTTGCGATTGTAGGTTCAAGTGGTGCTGGTAAAAGTACGATAGTGTCATTATTGTTGAGATTGTATGATCCGGTTGAGGGGGGCGTATTTTTTGATGGCAGAGACAGCGCGACTATTCCTTTATCTGAGCTCAGGGCACAGATTGCTGTGGTTCCGCAAGATGTTTTTCTTTTTGGGGGTACGATAGCTGAAAATATCGGCTATGGTAGAAGAGGAGCTTCTGAAGATGAAATTATTGCTGCAGCAGAAAAGGCCAATGCCTGGGAATTTATTCAGCGTTTTCCGCTTGGATTGGAGACGATAGTAGGAGAACGTGGAATACAGCTTTCTGGTGGACAGCGTCAGCGGATTGCTATTGCCCGTGCGGTACTTAAAGCACCGCGTATTCTGATCCTGGATGAAGCCACTTCTGCACTGGATTCAGAGTCAGAGCGCCTGGTACAGGATGCTTTAGATAAATTGATGGAAGGACGTACTTCTATCGTGATCGCGCATCGCCTGGCTACGGTAAGGCAAGCCGATAAAATTATCGTGCTTCATCAAGGACAGATTGTAGAGGAGGGGACTCACCGTGAGCTGATTGGCGTTACCGGAGGGTTGTACAAGAACCTGAGTGAAATGCAGTTTACAAATTGA